One genomic region from Prochlorococcus marinus str. SB encodes:
- a CDS encoding FAD-binding oxidoreductase, with protein MYSQAKVIAGGLAHIPVVIAVFYFILTTFNKRALKFVEEAKPKKPEAKAVETKKVAVSKTEAPKTEAPKIVKKKHADVPVNIYRPKTPYEGTVIENYSLLKEGAIGRVNHITFDLKDSDPFLNYVEGQSIGIMPAGEDANGKPHKLRLYSIASTRHGDDFNGNTVSLCVRQLQYEKDGETINGVCSTYLCDIKPGDKVKITGPVGKEMLLPDEEDANIVMLATGTGIAPMRAYLRRMFEPTEKEKNKWNFKGKAWLFMGAPKSANLLYEEDLQRYLVDNPDNFKYTKAISREQQNTKGGRMYIQDRVLESANELFNMIEDEKTHIYLCGLKGMEPGIDEAMTKAAEEKGLNWSELRPQLKKAGRWHVETY; from the coding sequence ATGTATTCACAAGCAAAAGTAATCGCAGGCGGATTAGCTCATATACCGGTAGTAATAGCTGTTTTTTATTTTATACTCACAACTTTTAATAAAAGAGCTTTAAAATTTGTTGAAGAAGCAAAACCAAAAAAACCTGAGGCAAAAGCTGTGGAAACTAAAAAGGTCGCTGTTTCAAAAACAGAAGCTCCAAAAACAGAAGCTCCAAAAATAGTTAAGAAAAAACATGCAGATGTTCCAGTCAATATTTACCGTCCTAAAACACCTTATGAGGGAACAGTTATTGAAAACTATAGTCTTCTTAAAGAAGGAGCAATTGGTAGAGTTAATCACATAACTTTCGACCTTAAAGATAGTGATCCGTTTTTAAATTATGTAGAAGGGCAAAGTATTGGTATTATGCCTGCTGGTGAGGATGCTAATGGAAAACCTCATAAATTAAGACTATACTCAATTGCTAGCACTAGACACGGTGATGACTTTAATGGAAACACTGTTTCTCTTTGTGTAAGACAGCTTCAGTATGAAAAAGATGGCGAAACCATTAATGGTGTCTGCTCTACTTACTTATGTGATATTAAGCCTGGAGATAAAGTAAAAATAACAGGTCCTGTTGGTAAAGAAATGCTTCTCCCTGATGAAGAGGACGCAAACATTGTTATGTTAGCCACTGGAACTGGAATAGCACCAATGAGGGCTTATTTAAGAAGAATGTTCGAACCAACTGAAAAAGAAAAAAACAAATGGAATTTCAAGGGTAAAGCTTGGTTATTTATGGGTGCTCCAAAATCAGCTAATTTGTTATACGAAGAAGATCTTCAAAGATACCTTGTTGATAATCCAGATAACTTTAAATATACAAAAGCAATTAGTCGCGAGCAGCAAAATACAAAGGGAGGAAGAATGTACATCCAAGATAGAGTTTTAGAGTCAGCCAATGAACTTTTCAATATGATTGAAGATGAAAAGACACACATATATCTTTGTGGATTAAAGGGTATGGAACCTGGAATAGATGAAGCAATGACTAAGGCAGCAGAAGAAAAAGGTTTGAACTGGTCAGAATTAAGACCTCAACTTAAAAAAGCAGGAAGATGGCACGTAGAAACTTACTAA
- the zwf gene encoding glucose-6-phosphate dehydrogenase: MPSTLSNPLRLGLRQERVISPQCLVIFGASGDLTHRKLIPALFELYLQRRIPSEFGIVGCARRPWTDNEFREKMKAKLSNQISGKEREWEQFSNYLFYEPVDLQQSDHVLRLSKRLNEIDKTQATHGNRTFYLSVSPNFYASGCKALKAAGLLDDPKKSRLVIEKPFGRDYSSAKKLNKIVQSCAEESQIYRIDHYLGKETVQNILVLRFANTIFEPIWNRNYISSVQITSSETVGVEDRAGYYESSGALRDMLQNHMTQMLAVTAMEPPGKFEPEAIRNEKAKVLQASKLADENEPWNCCIRGQYGEGGNISNRLKGYRQEDGVNCNSTTETYIATKVFVDNWRWQGVPFYLRTGKRLPKRLGEIVLTFKDVPVHLFESTIINPAPNQLILRIQPNEGATFKFEVKSPGSGMKSRPVEMKFSYDESFGEPSDEGYVRLLADAMLSDPTLFTRSDEVEAAWKLYTPLIELMDNSPWKLPIYSYESMTWGPPESDQLISKDNIFWRRP; this comes from the coding sequence ATGCCTTCAACTTTAAGTAATCCTCTAAGATTAGGTTTACGGCAAGAAAGAGTTATATCTCCACAATGCTTAGTAATCTTTGGTGCTAGTGGAGACCTTACTCATAGAAAATTAATACCAGCCTTATTTGAACTCTATTTGCAAAGAAGAATTCCTAGTGAATTTGGAATAGTTGGTTGTGCTAGAAGACCTTGGACTGATAATGAATTTAGAGAAAAGATGAAAGCAAAGCTATCTAATCAAATATCTGGTAAAGAAAGGGAGTGGGAACAATTTTCTAATTATCTTTTCTATGAACCAGTTGATCTACAACAAAGTGATCATGTCTTAAGGCTTTCTAAGAGATTAAATGAAATTGATAAAACACAAGCTACTCATGGGAATAGGACATTTTATTTATCAGTATCTCCTAATTTCTATGCAAGTGGATGTAAAGCTCTAAAAGCAGCTGGCCTTTTAGATGACCCTAAGAAAAGTCGTTTAGTGATTGAAAAACCCTTTGGAAGAGATTATTCAAGTGCAAAAAAATTGAATAAGATCGTCCAAAGTTGCGCTGAAGAAAGTCAGATTTATAGGATTGACCATTATTTAGGTAAAGAGACAGTTCAGAACATTCTTGTTTTGAGGTTTGCTAACACTATTTTTGAACCAATCTGGAACAGAAATTATATATCAAGTGTTCAAATTACTTCATCTGAAACAGTGGGTGTTGAAGATAGAGCAGGTTATTACGAAAGCTCTGGTGCTTTAAGAGATATGCTTCAAAATCATATGACGCAAATGCTTGCTGTTACTGCTATGGAACCTCCTGGAAAGTTTGAACCAGAAGCAATAAGAAATGAAAAAGCTAAGGTTCTTCAAGCTTCCAAACTTGCTGACGAAAATGAACCGTGGAATTGTTGTATAAGAGGTCAATATGGAGAAGGAGGAAATATTTCAAATCGACTAAAAGGATATAGGCAGGAAGATGGTGTTAATTGTAATAGCACAACAGAAACTTATATTGCGACAAAAGTTTTCGTTGATAACTGGCGTTGGCAAGGGGTTCCTTTTTATTTGAGAACAGGTAAAAGACTACCTAAAAGACTTGGAGAAATAGTCTTGACTTTTAAAGATGTTCCTGTTCATTTATTTGAATCAACAATAATAAATCCTGCCCCAAATCAACTTATCCTTAGAATACAGCCAAATGAAGGGGCTACTTTCAAATTTGAGGTAAAATCTCCTGGTTCTGGAATGAAATCAAGACCTGTTGAGATGAAATTTTCTTATGATGAATCATTTGGAGAACCCTCAGATGAAGGTTATGTAAGATTATTAGCTGATGCAATGCTTTCTGACCCAACCCTATTTACTCGAAGTGATGAAGTAGAGGCAGCCTGGAAACTTTATACGCCATTAATAGAATTGATGGATAATTCTCCTTGGAAGTTACCTATTTATAGTTATGAATCTATGACATGGGGACCTCCTGAGTCTGATCAATTAATTTCAAAAGATAATATTTTCTGGCGCAGACCATAA
- a CDS encoding histidine kinase: MNDKKELKLILVAARNQLSSNDIKSLIAYLESDDCKFEISLQISEPTEQPELLELHRLVAIPALIKVSPAPKQIFAGSNIFSQLQKWLPRWSQEGLTKNLGINLQPSKIDSIRTQKEFLLEDELLVLRQENETLTKRIESQERLLRMVAHELRTPLTAATLAVQSQKLGQIDISKLQEVIKRRLEEIELLSQDLLEVGTTKWEALFNPQKIDLGNISAEVILELEKFWRLRNIEIDTDIPSDLPSVFADQRRMRQVFLNLIENAIKFSKDSGSIKITMIHKTNQWVEITICDKGAGIPLSEQKRIFLDRVRLPQTSEGTSGFGIGLSVCRRIVQVHGGRIWVVSEVGEGSCFHFTVPVWQGQNKEQQYLTKG; encoded by the coding sequence TTGAATGATAAAAAAGAGCTAAAATTAATACTTGTTGCAGCTAGAAATCAACTTTCTAGTAATGATATTAAGTCCCTAATAGCTTATTTGGAATCAGATGATTGTAAATTTGAGATATCTCTCCAGATCTCTGAACCCACAGAACAGCCAGAATTACTTGAATTACATAGATTAGTCGCTATTCCTGCTCTTATAAAGGTTTCCCCAGCTCCTAAGCAAATATTTGCTGGTAGTAATATTTTCTCTCAGTTGCAAAAATGGTTGCCAAGGTGGTCACAGGAAGGCTTAACAAAAAATCTTGGTATTAATTTGCAGCCATCCAAAATTGATTCAATAAGAACTCAAAAAGAATTTCTATTGGAAGACGAACTTCTTGTTTTAAGACAAGAAAATGAGACATTAACAAAAAGAATAGAATCTCAGGAAAGATTATTAAGAATGGTAGCGCATGAATTAAGAACACCTTTAACTGCTGCTACTTTGGCTGTTCAAAGTCAAAAACTCGGACAAATAGATATTTCAAAATTGCAGGAGGTTATTAAAAGACGTCTTGAAGAGATTGAACTCTTATCTCAGGATCTTTTAGAGGTTGGAACAACTAAATGGGAAGCATTATTTAATCCTCAGAAAATTGATTTAGGTAATATTAGTGCTGAAGTAATACTCGAATTAGAAAAATTCTGGAGATTAAGGAATATTGAAATTGATACTGATATCCCATCTGATCTGCCAAGTGTATTTGCAGATCAAAGAAGAATGAGGCAAGTATTTTTAAATTTAATTGAAAATGCTATTAAATTTTCTAAAGATTCTGGATCTATAAAAATCACTATGATTCATAAGACAAATCAATGGGTAGAAATAACAATTTGTGACAAAGGTGCAGGTATTCCTTTGAGCGAACAAAAAAGAATTTTTCTAGATAGGGTTAGACTTCCCCAGACTTCTGAAGGTACTTCAGGATTTGGTATAGGGTTATCAGTATGTAGGAGAATAGTACAAGTCCATGGAGGAAGAATATGGGTCGTATCTGAAGTAGGGGAAGGTTCCTGCTTCCATTTCACAGTTCCTGTGTGGCAAGGACAAAACAAAGAGCAACAATACTTGACGAAAGGCTAG
- a CDS encoding divergent PAP2 family protein, with product MSDFFSFFNNSVLFWSLLSCLLAQFLKIVFNFFSTGELRFGIMFETGGMPSSHSALITGATSGIGYELGFDSSIFALSVAVALIVMYDASGVRKSAGIHAAEINKLSKKLDPQSELLLKETLGHTKIEVMVGSFLGPLITLPGMFFLGSPLKIFDLVIN from the coding sequence ATGTCTGATTTTTTTTCTTTTTTTAATAATTCAGTTCTTTTCTGGAGCCTATTATCCTGCTTGCTAGCTCAATTTTTAAAAATTGTATTCAATTTCTTTTCAACTGGAGAGTTAAGATTTGGAATTATGTTCGAGACGGGTGGAATGCCCTCAAGTCATTCCGCCTTAATAACTGGCGCTACATCTGGTATAGGTTATGAATTAGGATTTGATAGCTCAATATTCGCATTATCAGTTGCAGTTGCACTAATAGTTATGTATGACGCTAGTGGTGTTCGAAAATCAGCTGGGATTCACGCTGCAGAAATTAATAAACTATCAAAAAAACTAGACCCTCAATCTGAATTACTGTTAAAAGAAACCCTAGGCCATACAAAAATTGAGGTCATGGTGGGGAGTTTTTTAGGACCATTAATCACTTTGCCTGGAATGTTTTTTTTAGGTTCTCCTCTCAAAATATTTGATTTAGTAATAAATTAA
- a CDS encoding SRPBCC family protein, producing the protein MNNPQESEDHSKNNDYRTIEQTMEKFPGGTRRLAAQLTTSASFDSLWSVLTDYDRLNHYIPNLLSSKKIFQKGNNVHLKQVGAQDFLGMKFSAEVTIDLFENKELGLLKFNLIKGDFRKFEGSWKIQNIKNTSKNSLIYDLTVQGCQWMPIGMIEKRLKKDLSENLIAVDRRAKSSKRSL; encoded by the coding sequence ATGAATAATCCTCAAGAATCAGAAGATCATTCTAAGAACAATGATTACAGGACAATTGAGCAGACGATGGAGAAGTTTCCTGGTGGGACAAGACGACTGGCAGCTCAACTTACAACTTCTGCAAGTTTTGATTCTTTGTGGAGTGTTTTAACAGATTATGATCGGCTAAATCACTACATACCAAATCTTTTATCGAGCAAAAAAATATTTCAGAAGGGAAATAATGTTCACCTTAAACAAGTTGGGGCTCAGGATTTCCTTGGCATGAAGTTTTCAGCTGAAGTAACTATAGATTTATTTGAAAATAAGGAACTTGGCCTCTTAAAATTTAATTTAATAAAAGGAGATTTCAGAAAGTTTGAGGGTAGTTGGAAAATTCAAAATATTAAAAACACTTCAAAAAACTCATTAATTTATGATCTTACTGTTCAAGGTTGTCAATGGATGCCAATAGGGATGATAGAGAAAAGACTGAAAAAGGATCTTTCAGAAAATTTAATTGCCGTAGATAGGCGAGCAAAATCATCAAAAAGATCGTTATAA
- a CDS encoding polyprenyl synthetase family protein: MTEVINSISEFEKYLKNTKKVVEEALDFSLGPENPEILRESMRYSLLAGGKRIRPILCLASCALAGGEPSLAVPTAVAIEMIHTMSLIHDDLPAMDNDDLRRGRATNHKVYGDAIAILAGDALLTRAFEMVSLRSPGVDPNRLLNVVGELSLVAGAPGLVGGQVVDLECEGKVVDLETLEYIHLHKTGALLKACVRTGAMIAGANEKLLQALTTYAEGIGLAFQIIDDILDLTSSSEKLGKTAGKDLLADKTTYPKLLGMEESKKRAFDLVEKAKKAIEPWGADAKYLISLADFITNRDR, from the coding sequence ATGACTGAAGTTATAAATAGTATTTCTGAATTTGAAAAATATCTTAAAAACACAAAAAAGGTTGTAGAAGAAGCACTTGATTTTTCCTTGGGTCCAGAGAATCCAGAAATATTAAGAGAATCAATGAGATATTCACTCTTAGCTGGAGGGAAAAGAATACGTCCAATTTTATGTTTAGCATCTTGTGCATTGGCTGGAGGAGAACCCTCTCTTGCAGTTCCTACTGCGGTAGCTATAGAAATGATCCATACAATGTCCTTGATTCATGATGATCTACCCGCCATGGATAATGATGACTTGAGGAGAGGCAGGGCGACAAATCATAAAGTATATGGAGATGCAATAGCTATTCTTGCAGGCGATGCTTTATTAACAAGGGCCTTTGAAATGGTCTCTCTAAGAAGCCCTGGAGTCGATCCAAATAGATTATTAAATGTAGTTGGCGAATTATCTTTAGTTGCTGGTGCTCCAGGCTTAGTCGGGGGACAAGTTGTTGATTTGGAATGCGAAGGCAAAGTAGTCGACCTTGAAACTCTCGAATATATTCATCTTCACAAGACTGGGGCTTTATTGAAGGCCTGCGTTAGAACAGGCGCTATGATCGCAGGAGCTAACGAAAAACTATTACAAGCCCTTACAACGTATGCAGAGGGAATTGGTTTAGCCTTCCAAATAATAGATGATATTCTTGATTTAACTTCCAGCAGTGAAAAGTTAGGTAAAACAGCTGGCAAAGATCTTTTGGCTGACAAAACTACTTACCCTAAATTACTTGGAATGGAGGAGTCAAAGAAAAGGGCATTTGATTTAGTTGAAAAAGCAAAAAAAGCAATTGAACCTTGGGGTGCAGATGCAAAGTATTTAATATCTTTAGCTGACTTTATTACAAATAGAGATAGATAA
- a CDS encoding cobyrinate a,c-diamide synthase, translated as MPCVISSPSTDSGKTTLSLLLSCWAFSKGIKLQTFKVGPDYLDQQQLSSIGQPICRNLDIFLSGEEWVQESFFKHSLKYEFSLIEGAMGLFDGLGATTYSSTANISKLLNAPIIFIVNAKGQVASLLATIRGFRDFDSDLSIAGIIFNNVNSDRHKKLIKEVFKNEEIEILGFLPSDSKITLNKANLGLISPMEKEKEINVEYFANFAERNLDVFSLIKFLKSPKKKIFNSVNFKDFKIDKSKPIAIAEDKIFHFQYPETKEFLNEIGIPLISWSIFDNEEIPNEASSLIIPGGFPEKYADHISNSTKSLNSLRKFRKNGFIYAECGGMMILGDFIKDENGNYHKMSGILPFRSKKSKLSVGYRYIEGLKDTPIIKQNQLIRGHEFHYWEIENNLSELDFGKAYHQKKLSSPWKIKSWETEYKNEGFFDEKLHASWIHLHLPSSLELAKNFIDATQITFSKHS; from the coding sequence ATGCCTTGTGTAATATCTTCTCCTTCTACTGATAGTGGAAAAACTACATTATCGCTTTTGCTATCTTGTTGGGCGTTCTCAAAAGGTATAAAGTTACAAACTTTCAAGGTTGGCCCAGATTATCTTGATCAACAACAACTTAGTTCAATTGGCCAACCTATTTGTAGAAATTTAGATATTTTTTTAAGTGGTGAGGAATGGGTTCAAGAAAGTTTTTTTAAACATTCTTTGAAATATGAATTCTCGCTAATTGAAGGGGCAATGGGTCTATTTGATGGATTAGGGGCAACAACTTATTCCAGCACAGCAAATATTTCTAAACTTCTAAATGCTCCAATAATTTTTATTGTTAATGCTAAAGGCCAAGTAGCTTCTCTTCTGGCGACTATTCGAGGTTTTAGAGATTTTGATAGTGATTTGTCAATAGCAGGAATTATATTTAACAACGTTAATTCAGATAGACATAAAAAATTGATCAAAGAGGTTTTTAAAAATGAAGAAATCGAAATTCTTGGTTTTTTACCATCTGATTCAAAAATAACTTTAAACAAAGCTAATTTAGGTTTGATATCTCCAATGGAAAAAGAAAAAGAAATTAATGTTGAATATTTTGCAAATTTCGCCGAAAGAAACCTTGATGTATTTTCTCTCATAAAATTTCTGAAATCTCCTAAAAAGAAAATATTTAATTCTGTCAATTTTAAAGATTTTAAAATTGACAAAAGTAAACCTATCGCGATTGCAGAAGATAAAATCTTTCATTTTCAATACCCTGAAACTAAGGAGTTTTTGAATGAAATAGGCATTCCATTAATTTCATGGAGTATTTTTGATAATGAAGAAATACCTAATGAGGCTTCTTCTTTAATTATTCCCGGGGGATTCCCTGAAAAATATGCTGATCATATAAGTAACTCTACAAAAAGCTTAAATTCGTTAAGGAAATTCCGCAAAAATGGATTTATATATGCTGAGTGCGGAGGGATGATGATTTTAGGGGACTTCATAAAAGATGAAAATGGTAATTATCATAAAATGAGTGGCATACTGCCTTTTAGATCAAAAAAAAGTAAACTTTCAGTAGGTTATAGATACATAGAGGGTTTAAAAGATACTCCGATTATTAAACAAAATCAATTAATTAGAGGCCATGAATTTCATTATTGGGAAATTGAAAATAATTTATCTGAACTTGATTTTGGAAAGGCTTATCATCAGAAGAAACTTTCTTCCCCATGGAAAATTAAATCTTGGGAAACTGAATACAAAAATGAAGGCTTTTTTGATGAAAAATTACATGCAAGTTGGATTCACTTACATTTGCCAAGTTCTCTAGAACTCGCAAAAAACTTTATAGATGCCACCCAAATTACTTTTTCAAAGCATTCTTAA
- a CDS encoding ribose-phosphate pyrophosphokinase: MTSFITAMQSKESNFNLTNSRLRLVSGTTNPKLAEEIASYLGIENVPLISKRFADGELYVQIQQSIRGCDVFLIQPTCAPVNDSLMELMIMVDACKRASARQITAVIPYFGYARADRKTSGRESITAKLTANLLEKSGVDRVLAMDLHSAQIQGYFDIPCDHIYGSPVLIDYLETLNLEEIVVVSPDVGGVARARAFAKLMKDAPLAIIDKRRSAHNTAESLTVIGEVRGKTAILIDDMIDTGGTICSGANLLKKEGANRIFACASHAVFSPPSYERLSSKNLFEQVIVTNSIPVIHKDNFPQLKVLSVANMLGEAIWRIHEESSVSSMFR; the protein is encoded by the coding sequence GTGACAAGTTTTATCACGGCAATGCAGAGTAAAGAATCCAACTTTAATCTAACTAATAGTAGATTAAGGTTAGTAAGTGGGACAACAAACCCTAAATTAGCTGAAGAAATTGCATCATACTTAGGGATTGAAAATGTACCTTTAATATCTAAAAGATTTGCAGATGGAGAACTTTATGTTCAGATTCAGCAATCTATTAGAGGGTGTGATGTATTCCTCATACAACCTACATGCGCTCCTGTAAACGATAGTTTAATGGAGCTTATGATTATGGTTGATGCATGCAAGAGAGCTTCTGCAAGACAAATAACGGCCGTAATTCCGTATTTTGGATATGCAAGGGCAGATAGGAAGACCTCAGGAAGAGAGTCAATAACTGCCAAATTAACTGCCAATTTACTAGAGAAATCAGGAGTTGATAGAGTTTTAGCGATGGACTTACACTCGGCTCAAATACAAGGCTACTTTGATATACCATGCGATCATATTTACGGTTCACCTGTATTAATTGATTATCTAGAAACTTTAAATCTAGAAGAAATAGTTGTAGTTTCTCCTGATGTGGGCGGTGTGGCGAGAGCAAGAGCATTCGCGAAATTAATGAAGGATGCGCCGTTAGCTATCATTGATAAAAGGAGATCTGCGCATAATACCGCTGAAAGTCTCACAGTTATCGGTGAAGTCAGAGGTAAAACGGCTATTCTTATAGACGACATGATAGACACTGGAGGTACAATTTGTTCTGGAGCAAATTTATTAAAAAAAGAAGGAGCTAATAGAATATTTGCATGTGCCTCACATGCCGTATTTTCTCCTCCTTCTTATGAAAGATTAAGTTCTAAAAATCTTTTCGAACAAGTTATTGTTACTAACAGCATACCAGTTATACATAAAGATAATTTTCCACAGTTAAAAGTTCTTTCAGTCGCAAATATGTTGGGGGAAGCTATTTGGAGAATTCACGAAGAAAGTTCTGTTAGTTCTATGTTTAGATAA
- a CDS encoding glucose-6-phosphate dehydrogenase assembly protein OpcA, translated as MKPQLTLQTPLELPYQEISNYLNKLWLSEDNDNSGANTFTLMVWQPAWLEQCLVQKGLVNGPITGNLSPEIIEVAKKFILDQGLPISTSLDSEELLNLLKKNLSNRDFEDFRGQFFESSISTLNPRRLITLAPTLNKNSDIKTFVSAYCPLSDAPAMQPICGDLVVIRGDSASISSKGLKIIDGLSIDELPSWLWWNGSLDESPEIFEFFTNYGLRLIIDTALGSPQRCLKVLDQLNNSNKAINDLNWVRLKNWRESLAMIFDPPSRRPILDHITDIDIDIAGDHMIQALFLISWISDKLGWSFLRVERDIESIKIEFKRINGEIISASINPLSLGKPSIHLGQVIGLRLISKISEVQKNNTCVILGCESVECMRLEAGGMANMELIEQVVPNSFSTSEYDVSKLLGSSRGSTSPLFENSIKKALQIFNGFNN; from the coding sequence ATGAAACCTCAACTAACACTCCAAACCCCTTTAGAGCTTCCTTATCAGGAAATTTCTAATTACCTTAATAAATTATGGCTTTCAGAAGATAATGATAATAGTGGAGCTAATACTTTTACATTAATGGTCTGGCAGCCGGCTTGGCTAGAACAATGTTTGGTTCAAAAAGGATTAGTAAATGGACCAATTACTGGAAATTTAAGTCCAGAGATAATTGAAGTTGCTAAAAAATTTATATTAGATCAAGGTCTTCCTATCAGTACTTCCCTTGATAGTGAAGAATTATTGAATTTGTTGAAGAAAAATTTATCTAATAGAGACTTTGAAGATTTTAGAGGACAATTTTTTGAATCATCAATAAGTACATTGAATCCAAGAAGATTAATAACTCTAGCTCCAACATTAAATAAAAATTCAGATATCAAAACTTTTGTATCAGCTTACTGTCCATTAAGTGATGCTCCAGCTATGCAACCTATATGTGGGGATTTAGTTGTTATTAGGGGGGACTCGGCATCAATATCTAGTAAAGGATTAAAAATAATTGATGGTTTATCAATTGATGAATTACCTTCATGGTTGTGGTGGAATGGAAGCTTGGATGAATCGCCTGAAATTTTCGAATTTTTTACTAATTATGGTCTAAGGTTAATAATTGATACTGCTCTTGGATCGCCTCAAAGATGTTTAAAAGTTTTAGATCAATTAAATAACTCAAATAAAGCAATTAATGATTTGAATTGGGTTAGATTGAAAAATTGGAGGGAATCATTGGCAATGATTTTTGATCCGCCTTCGAGGAGACCAATTTTAGATCATATTACTGATATCGACATTGATATTGCAGGAGATCATATGATTCAAGCTTTGTTTTTGATTTCATGGATTAGCGATAAGCTTGGTTGGTCATTTCTAAGAGTTGAAAGGGATATAGAATCAATAAAAATAGAGTTTAAAAGAATTAATGGCGAAATAATTTCTGCATCAATTAATCCTTTATCTTTGGGAAAGCCGAGTATTCATTTAGGACAAGTTATTGGATTGAGGCTGATTTCAAAAATTAGTGAGGTTCAAAAAAATAATACTTGTGTAATACTTGGTTGTGAATCAGTGGAGTGTATGAGACTTGAAGCAGGGGGAATGGCTAATATGGAATTAATAGAACAAGTTGTTCCAAATTCTTTTTCTACATCAGAGTACGATGTTAGTAAATTATTGGGAAGTAGTAGAGGTAGTACAAGCCCTCTTTTTGAAAATTCTATTAAAAAAGCCCTTCAAATATTTAATGGTTTTAATAACTAA